One genomic window of Tenacibaculum tangerinum includes the following:
- a CDS encoding beta-ketoacyl synthase N-terminal-like domain-containing protein, whose amino-acid sequence MQHLISITSFASVSALGSTPETIWKNYLNNQHFLSSKEFEGSKAWVAQLTDEDKSAIENVRNADSKYKNLDPSVVYTLFVARKAMEQTDWKSSDNFGINIGSSRGATSLFEKYHKEFLKTRKSSTLSSPTTTLGNISSWIAHDLQSNGPEISHSITCSTGLHSLLNGIAWLQSGMSEKFMIGASEASLTNFTIAQMQALKVYTKENSNYPCKSFDLTKTKNTMVLGEGASVFCLERGNKENAIAFIEGVGYATEILQHNTSVTTDAECFQKSMKMALGTISPNEIDAIVMHAPGTIKGDQSEINAIQKVFSKKTPFLTTNKWKLGHTFGASGLLSLELALLMLQHQQVIEVPFAAPQQKPKKLHKILVNAVGFGGNAVSVLITAKNTQK is encoded by the coding sequence ATGCAACACCTTATCTCAATAACATCTTTTGCATCAGTTTCTGCCTTAGGAAGCACTCCGGAGACAATATGGAAAAACTACCTAAACAATCAACATTTTTTAAGTAGTAAAGAATTTGAAGGTTCTAAAGCTTGGGTAGCACAATTAACCGATGAAGATAAATCTGCTATTGAAAATGTAAGAAATGCTGATTCTAAGTATAAAAATTTAGACCCTTCGGTTGTATATACACTTTTTGTTGCTAGAAAAGCAATGGAACAAACTGACTGGAAGTCTTCAGATAATTTCGGAATTAATATCGGTTCTTCTCGCGGAGCTACCTCGCTATTTGAAAAATACCATAAGGAGTTCTTAAAAACAAGAAAATCATCTACCTTAAGTTCTCCTACTACTACTTTAGGTAATATTTCTTCATGGATTGCACACGATTTACAGAGTAACGGACCAGAAATTTCACATTCTATTACTTGTTCGACGGGATTGCATTCTTTGCTTAATGGAATTGCTTGGTTACAATCGGGAATGTCAGAAAAATTTATGATCGGTGCCAGCGAAGCTTCCTTAACCAATTTCACCATTGCGCAAATGCAAGCGCTAAAAGTGTATACGAAAGAAAATAGTAACTATCCATGTAAATCTTTTGACCTTACTAAAACCAAAAACACGATGGTTTTAGGCGAAGGGGCTTCGGTATTTTGTTTAGAAAGAGGGAATAAAGAAAATGCCATCGCTTTTATTGAAGGGGTTGGGTATGCAACAGAGATATTACAACACAACACCTCGGTAACAACCGACGCTGAATGTTTTCAGAAATCAATGAAAATGGCGTTGGGTACTATTTCACCAAATGAAATTGATGCGATTGTAATGCATGCACCAGGAACTATTAAAGGAGACCAATCAGAAATTAATGCGATTCAAAAAGTGTTTTCTAAAAAAACACCGTTTTTAACCACTAATAAATGGAAACTCGGTCATACATTCGGTGCTTCTGGCTTGTTGAGTTTAGAATTGGCCCTACTCATGTTACAACATCAACAAGTAATTGAAGTTCCTTTTGCTGCACCTCAACAAAAACCAAAAAAACTTCACAAAATATTGGTCAATGCAGTTGGTTTTGGTGGAAATGCCGTTTCTGTTTTAATTACTGCAAAAAACACACAAAAGTAA
- the bioD gene encoding dethiobiotin synthase, with translation MNKYFITGISTEVGKTVASAIVTEALQADYWKPIQSGDLDYSDTHKVKKLISNSKTVFHPNAYALQTPMSPHAAAEIDGITIEIDNIKEPTTENHLVIEGAGGLLVPLNTKNTLLDLIKPNYKVIVVSRHYLGSINHTLLTVNLLKEKGFDVSLIFSGNEHKTTEDSIKKMTGAPVIGRIEEEPYFDKNVIKEYAELFKPNL, from the coding sequence ATGAATAAGTATTTTATCACAGGAATCTCAACAGAGGTGGGTAAAACCGTCGCTTCAGCCATTGTAACTGAGGCCTTGCAAGCTGATTATTGGAAACCTATCCAATCAGGAGACTTAGATTATTCTGATACTCATAAAGTAAAAAAACTAATTTCTAATTCAAAAACTGTATTTCACCCAAATGCATACGCGCTACAAACCCCTATGAGTCCGCATGCTGCCGCTGAAATTGACGGAATTACTATTGAAATCGACAATATAAAAGAGCCAACCACTGAAAATCATTTGGTTATTGAAGGTGCTGGCGGCTTATTAGTTCCGCTGAATACTAAAAACACTTTATTAGACCTTATAAAACCTAATTATAAGGTTATCGTAGTTTCTCGTCATTATTTAGGAAGTATTAATCACACCTTATTAACCGTTAACCTACTAAAAGAAAAAGGATTTGATGTTTCGCTAATTTTTTCTGGAAACGAACATAAAACCACCGAAGATAGTATCAAAAAAATGACAGGTGCTCCTGTAATTGGACGTATTGAAGAAGAGCCTTATTTCGATAAAAATGTCATTAAAGAATACGCTGAATTATTTAAACCCAACTTATAA
- a CDS encoding putative signal transducing protein: MQDTYTILAVFEYSTEAQVIKAKLDSENIRTMLMDEKTIDSDPLISQAIGGVKLLVHNNDLEKAVAIYNEIRAYVKDENGSAIHCPKCNSTNILVADLQRKNIFFMLFPFFESKKLICNDCKTIFK; the protein is encoded by the coding sequence ATGCAAGATACGTACACCATTTTAGCGGTATTCGAATATTCTACTGAAGCACAAGTGATAAAGGCTAAGTTAGATTCTGAAAATATCAGAACCATGTTGATGGACGAAAAAACAATTGATTCTGACCCCTTGATTAGTCAAGCCATTGGTGGAGTAAAGTTGCTAGTACATAATAATGATTTAGAAAAAGCGGTTGCTATCTATAACGAAATAAGAGCATACGTAAAAGATGAAAATGGGAGTGCTATTCATTGTCCTAAATGTAATTCAACCAACATATTAGTTGCCGATTTACAGCGTAAAAACATCTTTTTTATGCTTTTTCCTTTTTTTGAAAGCAAGAAATTAATTTGCAACGATTGTAAAACAATTTTTAAATGA
- a CDS encoding cupin-like domain-containing protein translates to MGLNLSPIDRVETITKEDFIKHYFKPQKPVVIERFIEDWPAYNKWSLDYMKEVAGDITVPLYDDRPVDYKDGFNEPHATMKMSEYVDLLKREPTKFRIFLWNILKEVPQLQKDFTFPDFGLRLMKGLPMLFFGGRDSYTFMHYDIDLANIFHFHFEGKKKCILFDQKQNKYLYKIPHSLITREDIDFNNPDFEKWPALKNAKGYVAELEHGNVLYMPEGYWHYMRYITPGFSMSLRAIARNPKNLGKAIYNVFIMRTIDNMMRRMKGQKWIDWKNEQAIVRTNKANNTIAS, encoded by the coding sequence ATGGGATTAAATCTTTCTCCAATTGATAGAGTAGAAACCATTACCAAAGAAGACTTTATCAAACATTACTTTAAGCCACAAAAGCCTGTGGTAATTGAACGTTTTATCGAAGATTGGCCAGCATACAACAAATGGTCTTTAGATTATATGAAAGAGGTTGCGGGTGATATAACAGTTCCTTTATACGATGATAGGCCTGTAGATTATAAAGATGGTTTTAACGAACCTCATGCTACTATGAAAATGAGTGAGTATGTAGATTTATTAAAACGTGAGCCTACAAAATTCCGAATTTTCTTGTGGAATATTTTAAAAGAGGTGCCGCAATTGCAAAAAGATTTCACGTTTCCTGATTTTGGCTTGCGTTTAATGAAAGGCTTGCCTATGTTGTTTTTTGGCGGGCGTGATTCGTACACTTTTATGCATTATGATATTGATTTAGCAAACATTTTTCACTTTCATTTTGAAGGGAAGAAGAAGTGTATTTTGTTTGATCAAAAGCAAAACAAGTACTTGTATAAAATTCCGCATTCTTTAATTACTCGTGAAGATATTGATTTTAATAATCCTGATTTTGAGAAGTGGCCTGCGCTTAAAAATGCCAAAGGGTATGTTGCTGAATTAGAGCATGGAAATGTGTTGTATATGCCTGAAGGATACTGGCATTATATGCGTTATATAACACCAGGTTTTTCGATGAGTCTGCGTGCTATTGCTCGTAACCCTAAAAATTTAGGAAAAGCTATTTACAATGTGTTTATTATGCGTACGATTGATAATATGATGCGTCGTATGAAGGGGCAAAAATGGATTGATTGGAAAAACGAACAAGCTATTGTTCGAACGAATAAGGCAAATAATACCATTGCTTCATAA
- a CDS encoding aminotransferase class I/II-fold pyridoxal phosphate-dependent enzyme, whose translation MQFPKKLQQKILQRVAQYSLRELGEENSLVDFSSNDYLGFAKSDVIFNNTQQLLVDNNIKVNGATGSRLLSGNHKLYTTVEKQIAKVHHAETALIFNSGYDANIGFFASIPQRGDVILYDELIHASIRDGIQLSNAKSFKFQHNNIKDLEEKILRFVEFDSSEVYVVTEAVFSMDGDSPDLVEMTKVIKKYANVHFIVDEAHALGVFNYGLIQELQLEEAVFARIITFGKALGCHGAAVLGSKQLQQYLINFSRSFIYTTGLPPHAIATIKSAYDELAISNSKKQLRQNIQHFIAESNRLQLNFIKSTSAIHCCIISGNEHVKNMALQLQQRGFDVKPILSPTIPKGEERLRFCLHTYNSKKEITHVLENLATFVQKI comes from the coding sequence ATGCAATTTCCTAAAAAACTACAACAAAAAATTTTACAAAGAGTAGCACAATACTCTTTGAGGGAACTTGGTGAAGAAAATTCCCTTGTTGATTTTTCTTCAAATGATTATTTAGGGTTTGCGAAATCTGACGTTATTTTTAACAACACACAGCAGCTTCTAGTTGACAATAATATAAAAGTGAACGGCGCTACAGGCTCTCGCTTACTTTCTGGAAATCACAAACTATATACAACCGTTGAAAAACAGATAGCCAAGGTTCACCATGCAGAAACGGCTTTAATTTTTAATTCTGGTTACGATGCAAATATTGGCTTTTTTGCTTCGATACCTCAACGGGGTGATGTTATTTTGTATGATGAGCTCATTCATGCATCCATACGAGACGGAATTCAATTATCGAATGCAAAATCTTTTAAGTTTCAACATAATAACATAAAAGACTTAGAAGAAAAAATACTTCGGTTTGTTGAATTTGATAGTTCAGAAGTGTATGTAGTTACCGAAGCTGTTTTTTCTATGGATGGAGACTCTCCTGACTTAGTAGAAATGACTAAAGTAATTAAGAAATATGCGAATGTACATTTCATTGTCGATGAAGCACATGCCTTAGGTGTTTTTAACTACGGGTTGATTCAAGAACTACAGCTTGAAGAGGCTGTTTTTGCTCGAATTATTACCTTCGGAAAAGCCTTAGGATGCCATGGCGCTGCTGTATTAGGAAGCAAACAACTACAACAGTATCTCATTAATTTTTCTCGCAGTTTTATTTACACTACAGGGTTGCCTCCTCATGCGATAGCTACTATAAAAAGTGCATACGATGAATTAGCCATTAGCAATTCTAAAAAACAGCTTCGACAAAACATTCAACATTTTATTGCAGAGTCTAATCGATTGCAATTAAACTTTATCAAGAGTACTTCTGCCATTCATTGCTGTATTATTTCAGGAAATGAGCATGTAAAAAATATGGCTTTGCAATTGCAGCAGCGTGGCTTTGATGTGAAGCCCATTTTATCACCTACTATCCCTAAAGGTGAAGAACGCTTGCGTTTTTGCTTACATACCTACAATTCTAAAAAAGAAATTACCCATGTTTTAGAGAACCTTGCTACTTTTGTTCAAAAAATATAA
- the bioA gene encoding adenosylmethionine--8-amino-7-oxononanoate transaminase — translation MSLQERDKKHLWHPLKQHQTHPDSLGIVKAKGCILTDEDGNEYIDAISSWYTCMFGHCNDFITSRVYQQMQTLDQIMFSDFTHEPAVRLSEELIKILPKNQNRIFFNDNGSTAVEAGIKMALQYYFNKGEKRTTFIAFENGFHGDTFGAMSVSGLSVYNGPFEDFLMDIQRIPVPNGENNEIIAEQLHQIISENNVVGFIYEPLIQGAAGMKIHKAADLNTILAICKKNNILTIADEVMTGFGKTGNYFASDEVATKPDIICLSKALTAGLVPMSITSCTEEIYAAFLDNDIAKGFFHCHTYAANPIACSAALASIELLKTQEIQDNIEYISSSHKEFSKKIEKHSKVSSVRYKGVILAIDLNTNAGRYGTLRDQLLQSFMNEGVFLRPLGNTIYIQPPYVITEDQLERIYTTITKILNSL, via the coding sequence ATGAGCTTACAAGAACGCGATAAAAAACATTTGTGGCATCCGCTAAAACAACACCAAACACATCCCGACAGTTTAGGAATTGTAAAAGCAAAAGGTTGCATACTCACCGATGAAGATGGTAACGAATATATTGATGCTATTTCGTCTTGGTACACCTGTATGTTTGGGCACTGTAATGATTTTATTACCAGTCGTGTTTACCAACAAATGCAAACATTAGATCAAATAATGTTTAGCGATTTTACGCACGAGCCTGCAGTGAGATTATCGGAAGAATTGATAAAAATTCTTCCGAAGAATCAAAACAGAATTTTCTTTAACGATAACGGTTCTACTGCGGTAGAAGCAGGTATTAAAATGGCATTGCAATACTATTTTAACAAAGGTGAAAAGCGTACTACGTTTATTGCTTTTGAAAATGGTTTTCACGGAGATACCTTTGGAGCGATGTCCGTTTCTGGATTATCGGTATATAACGGTCCGTTCGAAGATTTTTTAATGGATATTCAACGTATTCCTGTTCCAAACGGAGAGAATAACGAGATTATTGCTGAGCAATTACATCAGATAATTTCAGAAAATAACGTCGTAGGATTCATTTATGAACCATTAATTCAAGGAGCTGCCGGGATGAAAATACACAAAGCAGCAGATTTGAATACTATTTTAGCGATTTGTAAGAAAAATAACATTTTAACTATTGCTGATGAAGTGATGACTGGTTTTGGAAAAACTGGCAACTATTTTGCTTCTGACGAAGTCGCTACCAAACCAGATATTATATGTTTAAGTAAAGCGTTAACAGCTGGACTGGTTCCTATGTCCATTACTTCGTGTACGGAAGAAATTTATGCTGCTTTTTTAGACAATGACATTGCCAAAGGTTTCTTTCATTGTCATACCTATGCTGCGAACCCAATAGCCTGCAGTGCTGCATTGGCAAGCATTGAGTTATTAAAAACACAAGAAATTCAAGATAATATCGAGTACATTTCAAGTTCTCACAAAGAATTTTCTAAGAAAATCGAAAAGCATTCAAAAGTAAGTTCGGTAAGATATAAAGGCGTTATTTTGGCTATTGATTTAAACACCAATGCAGGTCGTTACGGTACCTTACGAGATCAACTTTTACAATCGTTTATGAACGAAGGTGTTTTCTTACGCCCGTTAGGAAATACCATTTATATTCAACCGCCTTATGTAATTACAGAAGACCAACTTGAGAGAATATATACAACTATTACAAAGATTCTAAACAGTCTCTAA
- the bioB gene encoding biotin synthase BioB: MNEIRHDWTKEEILQVYNKPLMELLYEASTIHRKYHDPNTVQVSTLISIKTGGCSEDCGYCPQAARYHTDIEGNDLMTVNQVKAQALRAKEGGSSRVCMGAAWRNVKDGPEFDQVLEMVRTINKLDMEVCCTLGMVTENQAKRLAEAGLYAYNHNIDTSEEYYDDVISTRAFKDRVDTIENVRKTNVTVCSGGIIGMGESLEDRAGMLETLTRFSPHPESVPINALVAVEGTPLEEQPPINIFEMVRMVATARIVLPDSQVRLSAGRTQMSREGQAMCFFAGANSIFAGDKLLTTPNPDIDEDMKMFKDLGLNTQKPFFKHEQRASVEAENSQYQSLGEKPKWTRPDHKIERNEQKKKEAKEIRA; this comes from the coding sequence ATGAACGAAATCAGACACGATTGGACGAAAGAAGAAATTCTACAAGTATACAATAAGCCTCTAATGGAGCTTTTGTACGAAGCTTCAACGATACATAGAAAATACCATGACCCGAATACAGTACAAGTAAGTACCTTAATTTCTATAAAAACTGGTGGATGTTCTGAAGACTGTGGATATTGTCCGCAAGCAGCCCGTTACCATACCGATATAGAAGGAAATGATTTGATGACTGTAAACCAAGTTAAGGCGCAAGCTTTACGTGCTAAAGAAGGTGGTTCATCAAGAGTGTGTATGGGTGCTGCTTGGAGAAATGTAAAAGACGGACCAGAGTTTGACCAAGTGTTAGAAATGGTACGTACTATTAATAAACTAGATATGGAAGTTTGCTGTACCTTAGGTATGGTTACCGAAAACCAAGCAAAACGTTTAGCGGAAGCTGGTTTGTATGCTTACAATCATAATATTGATACTTCTGAAGAGTATTACGACGATGTAATTTCTACTCGTGCTTTTAAAGATAGAGTAGATACGATTGAAAATGTACGAAAAACCAATGTAACGGTTTGTTCTGGGGGTATTATTGGTATGGGAGAATCGTTAGAAGACAGAGCTGGAATGTTAGAAACCTTAACTCGTTTCTCTCCACATCCTGAGTCTGTGCCTATCAATGCCTTAGTTGCAGTTGAAGGTACTCCGTTAGAAGAGCAGCCACCTATAAACATTTTTGAAATGGTTCGTATGGTTGCCACTGCTCGTATCGTTTTACCAGATTCTCAAGTACGTTTGTCAGCAGGTAGAACGCAAATGAGTAGAGAAGGTCAGGCAATGTGTTTCTTTGCCGGAGCAAACTCAATTTTTGCAGGAGATAAATTATTAACCACTCCGAACCCCGATATTGACGAGGATATGAAAATGTTTAAAGACTTAGGTTTAAACACGCAAAAGCCTTTCTTTAAGCATGAACAAAGAGCATCTGTTGAAGCAGAAAACTCACAATACCAATCGTTAGGTGAGAAACCAAAATGGACAAGACCTGACCATAAGATTGAGCGTAACGAACAAAAAAAGAAAGAGGCGAAAGAAATAAGAGCTTAA
- a CDS encoding methyltransferase domain-containing protein has translation MIELSEEFWNNKYLTNKTGWDLGAISNPLKEYSNQLADKNLKILIPGGGNSYEAEYLWNKGFKDVFVVDIASAPLQRIQNRVPNFPKENLIHANFFELQGTFDLIIEQTFFCAIDPKLRQTYAQKAHQLLRDKGKLVGLLFDAVLNKDHPPFGGSKEEYEKYFTPYFTGSMQPCYNSSEGRKGMELFVNMIKK, from the coding sequence ATGATAGAGTTGTCAGAAGAATTTTGGAATAATAAATATCTAACCAATAAAACAGGATGGGATTTGGGAGCAATCTCCAATCCGCTAAAAGAATATAGCAATCAATTAGCAGATAAGAACCTTAAAATTTTAATACCAGGAGGCGGAAACTCGTACGAAGCAGAATATTTATGGAACAAAGGATTCAAGGATGTTTTTGTAGTCGATATTGCTTCAGCACCTTTACAAAGAATTCAGAATAGAGTTCCAAACTTTCCGAAAGAAAATTTGATTCACGCTAATTTTTTCGAGCTACAAGGAACTTTTGATTTGATTATCGAACAAACTTTTTTCTGCGCTATCGACCCAAAACTACGTCAAACGTATGCCCAAAAAGCACACCAATTATTAAGAGATAAAGGAAAACTAGTTGGATTATTGTTTGATGCAGTATTAAATAAAGACCATCCACCTTTTGGAGGAAGTAAAGAAGAATATGAAAAATATTTCACACCGTATTTTACAGGAAGTATGCAACCTTGCTACAACTCATCAGAAGGTAGAAAAGGAATGGAGTTGTTTGTTAACATGATAAAAAAATAA
- a CDS encoding transposase — protein sequence MIKSSKFSESQIIKALKENEQGRSVGDLSRELGIDKSTFYYWRKKYGGMEKQELKRLKDLEAENLRLKQMYADISLDNKMLKDILSKKF from the coding sequence ATTATTAAAAGCAGCAAATTTAGCGAGAGTCAAATCATTAAGGCTCTCAAGGAGAATGAACAAGGAAGATCTGTAGGAGATTTATCCAGAGAATTAGGTATTGATAAGAGTACATTTTATTATTGGCGCAAGAAATACGGCGGCATGGAAAAGCAGGAACTCAAACGTCTAAAAGACTTAGAAGCTGAGAATCTACGACTCAAACAGATGTATGCGGATATAAGTCTTGATAATAAGATGCTAAAAGACATCTTATCAAAAAAGTTTTAA
- a CDS encoding cytochrome c oxidase assembly factor Coa1 family protein, with protein MNEREQKKISRRKRLWFTPLTGCLGVFISIFLRIKAVFFGAPKIISKATPFEYAIEQAFKNETVIENLGQSIEKYGTPSGNTSITSDGGNVDISIPIRGDKGEGTLIVKGIRVNGEWVYKDLYVVVTRTQEEINLLEKERALETV; from the coding sequence ATGAATGAGCGAGAGCAAAAAAAAATTTCTAGAAGAAAAAGGTTGTGGTTCACTCCATTAACAGGTTGTTTGGGGGTTTTTATATCAATTTTTTTACGTATTAAAGCGGTATTTTTTGGTGCACCAAAAATAATTAGCAAAGCTACTCCTTTTGAGTATGCCATTGAACAGGCGTTTAAAAACGAAACAGTGATTGAAAATTTAGGACAGTCTATCGAAAAATATGGAACTCCATCAGGAAATACTTCGATTACAAGTGATGGAGGAAATGTTGATATTTCTATTCCGATAAGAGGAGATAAAGGGGAAGGTACGCTAATTGTTAAAGGAATTAGGGTGAATGGAGAATGGGTTTATAAAGATTTATATGTTGTTGTTACAAGAACCCAAGAAGAAATTAATTTATTGGAAAAAGAAAGAGCTTTAGAGACTGTTTAG
- a CDS encoding 2-oxoglutarate dehydrogenase E1 component has product MDKFSFLNAAHAGFIGDLYEQYQKNPDAIEPSWRSFFQGYDLANEKYSLTDEEVSVEVPEEVRKEFLVIDLINGYRTRGHLFTKTNPVRERRTYTPTLDIENFGLDQSDLSTVFSAGEILGIGPKSLAEIIEYLKTVFCESIGVEYMYVRNPDELKWWNERLNKNANHPNYDVEAKKYILTKLNQASTFESFLQTKYVGQKRFSVEGGETLISGLSVALKDAAELYDVEECVLGMAHRGRLNTLVNIFKKPVRDLFSEFEGKDFEDQDIDGDVKYHLGLTLSKEYQGGQKMKMNLVPNPSHLETVDAVAEGIVRAKIDKDYEGNENKILPILVHGDAAIAGQGIVYEVVQMAQLNGYKTGGTIHVVVNNQVGFTTNYLDGRSSTYCTDVGKVTLSPVLHVNADHAEAVCHAMEMAVEYRMKFNKDIFIDLLGYRKYGHNEGDEPRFTQPKLYKAISKHKNAREIYANKLIAEGSISADYLQEITEEFKAHLEVEFAESKKKETSKIQEFMPDVWEGFVRKQLQDMLQPVDTTYPVEDLKGIASVISKTPEGHKFVRKAERILKGREKMVFEDNLLDWGTAENLAYGTLLEEGYDVRISGEDVERGTFSHRHAIMRDEETLERVNLLNTNSKNKGEMTIYNSHLSEYGVLGFDYGYAMAAPNTLTIWEAQFGDFANGAQIMFDQYISSAEDKWKLQNGLVVLLPHGYEGQGPEHSSGRIERFLQSSSTDNWTIANCSTPANMYHILRRQMKRDFRKPLIVFTPKSLLRLPKAVSTIEELANGTFQEVINDTIDASKVKKMVFCTGKFYYDLLAEREKLGREDVALVRIEQLFPLHNDKIKEAMNQYPNVERYVWAQEEPRNMGAWSYMLQRFELARLECASEEYRSAPAAGSSARFKRRHQAIIDKVFD; this is encoded by the coding sequence ATGGACAAGTTTTCGTTCTTAAACGCAGCACATGCAGGTTTTATAGGTGATTTGTATGAACAATATCAAAAAAATCCTGATGCGATAGAACCAAGTTGGAGAAGTTTTTTTCAAGGGTACGATTTGGCTAATGAGAAGTATTCTTTAACAGATGAAGAAGTTTCGGTTGAGGTTCCAGAAGAAGTACGTAAAGAGTTTTTAGTAATCGATTTAATTAACGGTTATCGTACTCGTGGTCACCTGTTTACAAAAACAAATCCAGTACGAGAAAGAAGAACCTATACTCCTACGTTAGATATTGAAAACTTTGGGTTAGATCAATCTGATTTATCTACAGTTTTTAGTGCAGGAGAAATTTTAGGTATAGGACCTAAAAGTTTAGCAGAAATTATAGAATATCTAAAAACAGTTTTCTGTGAAAGTATCGGAGTAGAGTACATGTACGTGCGCAACCCCGATGAATTAAAATGGTGGAACGAGCGTTTAAATAAAAACGCAAACCATCCTAATTATGATGTAGAAGCTAAAAAATACATTCTTACAAAACTAAATCAAGCATCGACTTTCGAAAGCTTTTTACAAACGAAATACGTGGGGCAAAAGCGATTCTCAGTAGAAGGAGGAGAAACCTTAATCTCTGGATTGAGTGTCGCACTAAAAGATGCTGCAGAGTTATATGATGTAGAAGAATGTGTATTAGGAATGGCACACCGCGGACGCCTAAATACGCTAGTAAATATTTTTAAAAAGCCTGTTAGAGATCTCTTTAGCGAATTTGAAGGAAAAGATTTTGAAGACCAAGATATCGATGGTGATGTAAAATACCACTTAGGTTTAACGCTAAGTAAAGAGTATCAAGGTGGACAAAAAATGAAAATGAATTTAGTTCCGAATCCATCACACTTAGAAACTGTTGATGCAGTAGCTGAGGGAATTGTTCGAGCTAAAATAGATAAGGATTATGAAGGAAACGAAAATAAAATATTGCCAATTTTAGTACACGGTGATGCTGCAATTGCAGGTCAGGGTATTGTGTACGAAGTGGTGCAAATGGCACAATTAAATGGCTATAAAACAGGGGGTACCATTCATGTAGTAGTAAACAATCAAGTAGGGTTTACCACCAACTATTTAGACGGACGTTCGAGTACCTATTGTACCGATGTTGGTAAGGTAACTTTGTCGCCAGTGCTACACGTGAATGCCGACCATGCAGAAGCCGTATGTCATGCCATGGAAATGGCAGTTGAATATCGTATGAAATTCAATAAAGATATTTTTATTGATTTATTAGGATATCGTAAATACGGGCACAACGAAGGGGATGAGCCTCGTTTTACCCAACCAAAACTGTACAAAGCAATTTCTAAGCATAAAAATGCTAGAGAGATTTACGCAAACAAACTCATCGCAGAAGGAAGCATTAGTGCAGACTATTTACAAGAAATCACAGAAGAATTTAAGGCACATTTAGAAGTCGAGTTTGCCGAGTCTAAAAAGAAGGAAACGTCTAAAATTCAAGAATTCATGCCAGATGTATGGGAAGGTTTTGTGCGCAAGCAGCTACAAGATATGCTGCAGCCTGTCGATACAACTTATCCGGTAGAAGACTTGAAAGGTATTGCCAGCGTAATTTCAAAAACGCCAGAAGGGCATAAGTTTGTGCGTAAAGCAGAACGTATCTTAAAAGGTCGTGAAAAAATGGTTTTTGAAGACAATTTACTCGATTGGGGTACGGCAGAGAATCTTGCGTATGGTACGTTGTTAGAAGAAGGATATGATGTGCGTATCTCGGGAGAAGATGTAGAAAGAGGAACGTTCTCTCACCGTCATGCCATTATGCGTGATGAAGAAACGTTAGAACGGGTTAACTTGTTAAACACGAATTCGAAGAATAAAGGAGAGATGACCATTTACAACTCTCATTTATCGGAATATGGAGTGTTAGGTTTTGATTATGGATATGCCATGGCAGCACCCAATACCTTAACTATTTGGGAAGCTCAGTTTGGTGATTTTGCCAACGGAGCCCAAATTATGTTCGACCAATATATTTCTTCGGCAGAAGATAAATGGAAGTTGCAAAATGGCTTGGTAGTATTGTTACCTCATGGTTATGAAGGACAAGGGCCTGAACATTCATCGGGTAGAATAGAGCGATTTTTACAATCGTCATCTACCGATAACTGGACCATCGCTAACTGTTCTACACCAGCTAATATGTATCACATATTACGCCGTCAGATGAAGCGTGATTTTAGAAAGCCATTAATTGTTTTCACTCCCAAAAGTTTATTGCGTTTGCCAAAGGCGGTAAGCACTATTGAAGAGTTGGCTAACGGAACCTTCCAAGAAGTAATTAACGATACTATTGATGCATCAAAAGTAAAGAAAATGGTGTTCTGTACGGGTAAATTTTATTACGACTTGTTAGCAGAACGCGAAAAGTTAGGCAGAGAAGATGTAGCTTTGGTTCGTATAGAGCAATTGTTCCCATTACACAATGATAAAATTAAAGAGGCAATGAATCAGTATCCAAATGTAGAACGTTATGTTTGGGCACAAGAAGAGCCTAGAAATATGGGAGCTTGGAGTTATATGTTACAACGTTTTGAATTGGCTAGGTTAGAATGTGCTTCGGAAGAGTATCGTTCGGCACCCGCAGCGGGTTCAAGTGCACGTTTTAAAAGACGTCATCAAGCTATTATTGATAAGGTTTTTGATTAA